From Lycium ferocissimum isolate CSIRO_LF1 chromosome 12, AGI_CSIRO_Lferr_CH_V1, whole genome shotgun sequence, one genomic window encodes:
- the LOC132039980 gene encoding uncharacterized protein LOC132039980 isoform X1 — MNDHRDHVLEWMKELWNKWRGYLHATYVKNKPIQQALKNFPKGVDKKDWEWLVKEHFTSESFQARSNRNSANRAKLKMPHHIGSKPIREVIYQKGGKYGNPPDLGTIFFETRKKDNKLVEPEAIEKHAQIKEMVQSEPSLSSIEIVEKCCGPQTRSHVFGFGGGVKAKDLKGGTSSKAELLSALRSTQEENKSLNETNKSLNDRLSALEDEMKEIKKMKELFAAQRSFVLHTTSPVSSE, encoded by the exons ATGAATGATCATCGTGATCATGTCTTGGAATGGATGAAAGAGTTATGGAACAAATGGAGAGGATACTTGCATGCAACCTATGTGAAGAATAAGCCAATCCAACAAGCTCTTAAGAATTTTCCAAAGGGAGTAGACAAGAAAGATTGGGAGTGGTTAGTAAAAGAACATTTTACTTCAGAAAGTTTTCAG GCAAGAAGCAACAGGAATTCGGCAAATCGAGCTAAGTTGAAGATGCCTCATCATATTGGTAGCAAGCCTATTCGAGAGGTTATTTATCAAAAG GGCGGGAAATATGGCAATCCACCAGATTTGGGGACTATTTTCTTTGAGACTCGTAAGAAAGATAACAAGCTTGTTGAACCTGAAGCAATTGAAAAACAT GCTCAGATCAAAGAAATGGTTCAATCGGAGCCCTCTCTATCTAGTATAGAGATTGTAGAAAAATGTTGTGGACCTCAAACTCGTAGCCATGTATTTGGATTTGGGGGTGGAGTAAAGGCAAAAGACTTGAAAGGTGGAACTTCTTCAAAGGCTGAATTATTGTCTGCGCTACGTTCGACTCAAGAGGAAAACAAATCCTTGAATGAGACAAACAAGTCCTTGAATGATCGCTTGTCTGCCTTAGAAGATGAGAtgaaagaaattaagaaaatgaaagaattaTTTGCTGCTCAACGATCATTTGTCCTGCATACGACATCGCCCGTTTCATCCGAATGA
- the LOC132039980 gene encoding uncharacterized protein LOC132039980 isoform X4 yields MNDHRDHVLEWMKELWNKWRGYLHATYVKNKPIQQALKNFPKGVDKKDWEWLVKEHFTSESFQARSNRNSANRAKLKMPHHIGSKPIREVIYQKGGKYGNPPDLGTIFFETRKKDNKLVEPEAIEKHAR; encoded by the exons ATGAATGATCATCGTGATCATGTCTTGGAATGGATGAAAGAGTTATGGAACAAATGGAGAGGATACTTGCATGCAACCTATGTGAAGAATAAGCCAATCCAACAAGCTCTTAAGAATTTTCCAAAGGGAGTAGACAAGAAAGATTGGGAGTGGTTAGTAAAAGAACATTTTACTTCAGAAAGTTTTCAG GCAAGAAGCAACAGGAATTCGGCAAATCGAGCTAAGTTGAAGATGCCTCATCATATTGGTAGCAAGCCTATTCGAGAGGTTATTTATCAAAAG GGCGGGAAATATGGCAATCCACCAGATTTGGGGACTATTTTCTTTGAGACTCGTAAGAAAGATAACAAGCTTGTTGAACCTGAAGCAATTGAAAAACAT GCTCGATGA
- the LOC132039980 gene encoding uncharacterized protein LOC132039980 isoform X2 yields the protein MNDHRDHVLEWMKELWNKWRGYLHATYVKNKPIQQALKNFPKGVDKKDWEWLVKEHFTSESFQARSNRNSANRAKLKMPHHIGSKPIREVIYQKGGKYGNPPDLGTIFFETRKKDNKLVEPEAIEKHIKEMVQSEPSLSSIEIVEKCCGPQTRSHVFGFGGGVKAKDLKGGTSSKAELLSALRSTQEENKSLNETNKSLNDRLSALEDEMKEIKKMKELFAAQRSFVLHTTSPVSSE from the exons ATGAATGATCATCGTGATCATGTCTTGGAATGGATGAAAGAGTTATGGAACAAATGGAGAGGATACTTGCATGCAACCTATGTGAAGAATAAGCCAATCCAACAAGCTCTTAAGAATTTTCCAAAGGGAGTAGACAAGAAAGATTGGGAGTGGTTAGTAAAAGAACATTTTACTTCAGAAAGTTTTCAG GCAAGAAGCAACAGGAATTCGGCAAATCGAGCTAAGTTGAAGATGCCTCATCATATTGGTAGCAAGCCTATTCGAGAGGTTATTTATCAAAAG GGCGGGAAATATGGCAATCCACCAGATTTGGGGACTATTTTCTTTGAGACTCGTAAGAAAGATAACAAGCTTGTTGAACCTGAAGCAATTGAAAAACAT ATCAAAGAAATGGTTCAATCGGAGCCCTCTCTATCTAGTATAGAGATTGTAGAAAAATGTTGTGGACCTCAAACTCGTAGCCATGTATTTGGATTTGGGGGTGGAGTAAAGGCAAAAGACTTGAAAGGTGGAACTTCTTCAAAGGCTGAATTATTGTCTGCGCTACGTTCGACTCAAGAGGAAAACAAATCCTTGAATGAGACAAACAAGTCCTTGAATGATCGCTTGTCTGCCTTAGAAGATGAGAtgaaagaaattaagaaaatgaaagaattaTTTGCTGCTCAACGATCATTTGTCCTGCATACGACATCGCCCGTTTCATCCGAATGA
- the LOC132039980 gene encoding uncharacterized protein LOC132039980 isoform X3: protein MNDHRDHVLEWMKELWNKWRGYLHATYVKNKPIQQALKNFPKGVDKKDWEWLVKEHFTSESFQARSNRNSANRAKLKMPHHIGSKPIREVIYQKGGKYGNPPDLGTIFFETRKKDNKLVEPEAIEKHAQIKEMVQSEPSLSSIEIVEKCCGPQTRSHVFGFGGGVKAKDLKGSMILLDNT, encoded by the exons ATGAATGATCATCGTGATCATGTCTTGGAATGGATGAAAGAGTTATGGAACAAATGGAGAGGATACTTGCATGCAACCTATGTGAAGAATAAGCCAATCCAACAAGCTCTTAAGAATTTTCCAAAGGGAGTAGACAAGAAAGATTGGGAGTGGTTAGTAAAAGAACATTTTACTTCAGAAAGTTTTCAG GCAAGAAGCAACAGGAATTCGGCAAATCGAGCTAAGTTGAAGATGCCTCATCATATTGGTAGCAAGCCTATTCGAGAGGTTATTTATCAAAAG GGCGGGAAATATGGCAATCCACCAGATTTGGGGACTATTTTCTTTGAGACTCGTAAGAAAGATAACAAGCTTGTTGAACCTGAAGCAATTGAAAAACAT GCTCAGATCAAAGAAATGGTTCAATCGGAGCCCTCTCTATCTAGTATAGAGATTGTAGAAAAATGTTGTGGACCTCAAACTCGTAGCCATGTATTTGGATTTGGGGGTGGAGTAAAGGCAAAAGACTTGAAAG GCTCGATGATTTTGTTGGATAACACCTAA